Proteins from a genomic interval of Sphingobacterium sp. SYP-B4668:
- a CDS encoding heavy metal translocating P-type ATPase, which yields MMTQKFKISGMSCDGCRAKVENVLNEMSGVDATVSLHPPLVSITSERDVTRQEFQDKLSNIGQYTLEEIRNDMPIGTPPVSISDKYACPMHCEGNKVYDQPGSCPVCGMFLKPVASEDKDILVDEGAGHPTSHHKVKATENEPRSGTYYCPMHCEGDKTYDQSGNCPVCGMFFVEMKSGHVHQEHKNTSESKQTQSPTSKVASENHKSEIYYCPMHCEGDKTYENPGNCPVCGMHLEKVPEIKTRAQYTCPMHAEIVQDGPGNCPICGMDLVPMASTEEEDNTYRMLLKKFWIALGFTVPIFVLAMGEMIPGDPIGKVVPPHINGWIQLGLTVPVVFYATWMFFERAWTSFKTWRLNMFSLIGLGAAAAFIFSLVGLLFPEIFPQEFRGHHGGVGLYFESVCVILTLVLLGQVMEAKAHSRTNSAIKELIKLTPSEAILVDNGQDRKIPVDAIELGNILKVRPGDKIPVDGVITEGNSTIDESMITGEPIPVDKVVGDKVSSGTINGNKTFLMEAQRVGEETLLSQIINMVNTASRSKAPIQKLTDRVSSIFVPVVIVISILTFAAWMIWGPEPKIVFAFANLLAVLIVACPCALGLATPMSVMVGVGKGAKNGILIKNAEALEKLNKVNVLVTDKTGTITEGKPTVNDVVPLAGYTKEDILQAAGSLNQNSTHPLAEATVLKAKQMSINFNQVIDFENISGKGVAGKIDGKRVLLGNDTLLTDFNIILDATIQNQVETEQSKGKTVSYLSIDDRLAGFITISDAIKTTSREAIHKLVEHGVEVVMITGDNERTAKAVADELGIKHYLAQALPEDKLNEIKKMQGEGKTVAMAGDGINDAPALAQADIGIAMGTGTDVAIESAQVTLIKGDLNGIVKAKILSEKLTRNIKENLTFAFLYNVLGIPVAAGLLYPFFGVLLSPMIAAAAMSFSSVSVILNSLRLNAATLKG from the coding sequence ATGATGACACAAAAATTTAAAATATCGGGAATGTCCTGCGATGGATGCAGAGCTAAAGTTGAAAATGTACTAAATGAGATGTCTGGTGTTGATGCCACGGTGAGCCTACATCCTCCCCTTGTAAGCATTACGTCCGAGCGGGACGTTACACGTCAAGAGTTTCAAGATAAGTTGTCAAATATCGGACAGTATACGCTTGAAGAAATACGTAACGATATGCCTATAGGGACCCCTCCTGTATCAATCTCCGACAAATATGCATGTCCGATGCACTGCGAAGGCAACAAGGTCTATGATCAACCTGGAAGCTGCCCTGTATGCGGCATGTTCTTGAAGCCTGTAGCTAGTGAAGATAAAGACATCTTGGTCGACGAAGGTGCAGGACATCCTACTTCTCATCATAAAGTGAAAGCCACCGAAAACGAACCACGATCTGGTACATACTATTGTCCTATGCACTGTGAGGGAGATAAGACCTATGACCAATCCGGAAACTGTCCCGTATGTGGGATGTTTTTTGTCGAAATGAAAAGTGGACATGTGCATCAAGAACATAAAAATACCTCAGAGAGTAAGCAGACGCAATCTCCTACATCAAAGGTTGCTTCCGAAAATCATAAAAGCGAAATCTATTATTGTCCGATGCACTGTGAAGGTGATAAGACCTATGAAAACCCAGGTAATTGTCCCGTTTGCGGGATGCACTTAGAGAAAGTTCCTGAAATTAAGACAAGGGCACAATATACATGTCCAATGCACGCTGAAATTGTACAAGATGGCCCAGGAAATTGTCCAATTTGCGGCATGGACCTTGTCCCAATGGCGTCCACTGAGGAGGAAGACAATACCTATCGTATGCTGCTGAAAAAATTCTGGATAGCGCTTGGATTCACGGTTCCGATTTTTGTTTTAGCTATGGGAGAAATGATTCCTGGCGATCCAATTGGTAAAGTAGTGCCACCGCATATAAACGGCTGGATACAGTTGGGATTGACGGTGCCTGTTGTTTTTTATGCGACTTGGATGTTTTTCGAAAGGGCTTGGACTTCGTTCAAGACCTGGAGACTAAACATGTTTAGTTTGATAGGTTTAGGTGCTGCGGCGGCATTTATTTTCAGCTTGGTCGGATTATTATTTCCTGAGATTTTCCCCCAAGAGTTTAGAGGACATCACGGCGGTGTAGGCCTCTATTTTGAGTCTGTATGTGTCATACTGACCTTGGTATTATTGGGACAAGTTATGGAAGCAAAAGCGCATTCCAGAACCAACTCTGCAATAAAGGAACTGATTAAGCTAACCCCCTCCGAAGCTATCCTTGTCGATAATGGACAAGATAGAAAGATTCCTGTGGACGCTATCGAGTTGGGCAACATCCTGAAGGTCAGGCCAGGTGACAAAATACCAGTTGATGGTGTCATCACGGAGGGTAATAGCACCATCGATGAATCGATGATTACGGGTGAGCCCATCCCTGTAGACAAAGTTGTTGGTGACAAGGTGTCTTCGGGTACAATTAATGGTAATAAAACTTTTCTTATGGAGGCACAACGTGTGGGTGAAGAGACACTGCTTTCACAGATTATAAACATGGTGAATACAGCCAGCAGAAGCAAGGCGCCTATACAAAAATTGACGGATAGAGTTTCGAGTATTTTTGTTCCGGTTGTGATTGTTATTTCGATTTTAACATTTGCGGCTTGGATGATTTGGGGTCCTGAGCCGAAGATTGTATTTGCTTTTGCCAATCTCCTGGCTGTCTTAATTGTGGCTTGTCCTTGCGCATTAGGATTGGCCACGCCAATGTCGGTGATGGTTGGAGTCGGTAAGGGGGCAAAGAATGGTATATTGATAAAAAATGCCGAAGCGCTTGAGAAGCTCAATAAGGTAAACGTCTTGGTAACGGATAAAACGGGGACCATCACCGAAGGAAAGCCTACAGTAAATGATGTAGTGCCTTTGGCAGGATATACCAAAGAGGACATCCTTCAAGCCGCAGGATCTCTCAATCAAAACAGTACCCATCCACTTGCCGAGGCAACAGTCCTCAAAGCTAAACAAATGTCGATTAATTTTAATCAAGTGATTGATTTTGAGAATATATCAGGAAAAGGTGTTGCTGGAAAGATCGACGGCAAACGTGTTTTGCTCGGAAATGATACACTTTTGACGGATTTCAATATTATCCTCGATGCGACGATCCAAAATCAGGTTGAAACTGAACAGTCAAAGGGAAAGACCGTGTCTTATCTCTCGATCGATGATCGACTTGCAGGATTTATTACGATATCAGATGCCATTAAGACTACATCAAGAGAAGCTATACACAAATTGGTGGAGCATGGTGTGGAAGTGGTCATGATTACCGGAGACAATGAGCGTACTGCGAAGGCTGTTGCCGATGAACTGGGTATCAAGCACTATTTGGCTCAGGCGCTACCTGAAGACAAGTTGAATGAGATTAAAAAAATGCAAGGAGAGGGTAAGACAGTAGCAATGGCTGGGGATGGCATCAATGACGCCCCTGCCCTAGCGCAAGCTGATATAGGAATAGCTATGGGAACGGGCACCGATGTAGCTATAGAGAGCGCACAGGTCACCCTCATCAAGGGAGATTTAAATGGAATTGTGAAGGCTAAAATTTTAAGTGAAAAATTGACCCGAAATATCAAAGAGAATCTAACTTTTGCATTTTTATATAATGTCTTGGGTATTCCAGTTGCCGCAGGGCTTTTATATCCATTTTTTGGTGTTTTATTGTCTCCAATGATTGCCGCTGCTGCGATGAGCTTTAGTTCAGTATCCGTCATCTTGAATTCATTACGGTTGAATGCTGCAACATTGAAAGGATAA